The following is a genomic window from Bombina bombina isolate aBomBom1 chromosome 3, aBomBom1.pri, whole genome shotgun sequence.
CTGAGCTGGCACGGTTCTataagaatgggggggggggttgttaataATTTTAACAAACCAATGTTTTTATGAGTGGTTAGGTACTCACATATTTTTGAGCTATAACTCCACTCTTAGTGGTTAGGCAGGTAGGTATCAGGCCACTCAGTAGTCCCTCTTAATATGTCTTCCAATTATGCAGAGGAATAACAGAAAACAGGCAATCGTGAAGACAGTTTTTTCAAAGGGGAATATAGTTTTATTGACTGATACTCACATAGCAATGAGCTATAACTTAGCTCTAAGTGGTGAAGCAGGTAGGTATTTAGCTCCTTAGCTCCAGATAAAACCAGAACAGTAGCTCataagaataaaatatttattaaaactacATAAAATTTACAGGGCAAAGGACAATACTGTTTACAGGCATTACAGCTAAAATCTTCCGCTCAGTAACATTTATCATAAACAAACCACATGCACGATGAACTGAAAAGCGGAATAGCCAAGAACCTAGCAGTAAAACAGTAATTACAGCAAACTCCAATGatcatttcaccactttcctcgccagtacttctatttccttggtggaattatctaaagccactttttaccctgaaaacagtcgTATACTGAATTTTCGAatgtgaaggagatgcatataatacaaaagtgcacaatgaaaattgtaatggtcaaaaacacacagaaatttgtacttagaaGTACGAAATGCAAAGGGTAATTGTTGAtttatcgtaaaatgggctgaacatgggcaaaCCATGGGACGTGTAGGAAATTCTCTTAATTACCTAAACAATTCTGCCCTACAGATCTCGCTGTTTTTTTTACAACTTAAAAcgtggcaagcttttatcaaaatactcaaaacactaatttacTGTGAAAGGGAAACCTCTGTATACGAAAATAGTGAATATAAGGTACAGTACTGAAAACAGcgtattttaatttgtattaggcgtaatattaaagtttaaacatactccGGGTTCTCCCTGTGTAATtcgtcctccattgcaaacttttacatagcagagagttcTCATTATTTATATGGAaggcatctcgccactcgcagggatagCCCATTTtcttagataattccaccagactGTCCCTGTGAAGCTAAATGCGTTTTCACTTTTTTGCTTCCAAACGTTTGATTATGAGGCCCGataggcccaatgatctaaagttctctgcctCTGTTGAGAATATCTAAGCAGTCTTTAATAGAAACGTTTTAATAGAagacattttagcttgagagctctttacaatataatgcttaaaaaaatgTCTCCaacgattttgtgtgatttctctctatgcctgCAAGTTTTTAATCATCCGGTCATGTGACTGAGAATTTGTCAAGCTCTCTATGTATGAATTTATTTCCTGGTTCCGTGTGGAGCTATGTGGCAAACTAGGTAATAAGCCTGGCATTTTGGTTTCTGATGCATACATTTTCAGCAATTGCATCAGTTTTACTGGAACATACATTTTTAGAAATTTGAAAACGTTCACGCTCAGATATTCTATTTTTAGTCCATAGCTTtttgtgttaaagtgatggtaaactatgtgGATACGCTATGCTGCATGTGAATAACATTAAAATTGATAGCACTTTCATTGATCAGTTCTGTGAAATCTGCGTGTTTAACAATATAATAACACTGAAGCTTTTTAAATTGTGCCGCCACCCGTCTATTTtcatacccccccttttttttcttttgtgtcacGTTCTTACATCCTCCAATCATAACCTGGGCCAGCTGGCGTCCTTTGATGTTATCCCTTACTCGGACTGTACATGCTCAAAGTATTTTGCTGAACGTGACAAAAAAAAAAGGTATGAAAAAGGCGGGCAGAGAAACAGCGTCACAATTTAAAAAGGTTCTTTGTTATACATGTAGATTAAACAgaactgatgaatgaaagtgtgattatttttaatACGTTATTCATATGCAGCATATTGTATCCACatagtttgccatcactttaagaaaGCGAACAAAACATATTTAGACGCTTTCATTCAGCTGCAGTATTATGCTGTTTTAAATTGTTTCAGGGATACCCTGTGTGTGACTGTAggacaaaccaatttttttttgtcAACCTTGCTTCAGAACACAACAAGGCTGTTAATTAAAAATGTGGAAGGCCAAGTAAAGATTTGTGTTAGACAGCCTTGATTAtagaaaaacaacaactttgtttTACAGAAAAGTGCCAAAATAATATCTGCTGCAAGTAATTTATATAACATGTTAACTTGAGCCTATCTTGGtatgtagtttaaagggatattatattcaGTATTGTCTTTGTTTCACTTAAGAGTGCattttaaagtgtattaaagggacagtgtactgtcaaATGTTCTCCCCTTAACTTTGTTTCCAGTTATCCATTGTGtgtaattaaattgtttacacatagcACCTTCACCTTTTTTATTTTGTCAACTGAAATTGCCTGTGTGTATCCTCATTTATACTGAAATTTCCAatattaagtattggctatagaaaagatatgtaaacctagccagcagaagaaatttcactcTCAGTGGGGGAATACTagattgttaattttaaattgttctctctgtgcattgaatatatgaaaataaataataataaacaaaatttatatatatatatatatatatatatatatatatatatatatatatatatatatatatataatctcctcagATGCAGAAAGGTAATcggcgctagaagtgtatgagtataCTGTTAGTCTTAATATATGTTCCCATCCACTACCCagaacacacactatatatatatatatatatatatatatatatatatatatatatatatatatatatatatatatatatatatatatatatatatatatatatatatatatatatatatatatatatatatatatatatatatatatatatatatatatatatatatatatatatatatatatagacacttgcAAATTATGCAGAAAACAGTCTCATAGATTTAAGGGTGGTCAGTCTATGGATATATAATGTTCCTTATagtccacaatgctagttcctgtgtgctgtagAAGTTTGACAGCCCGTCTATGAAAAAGGATTgtcccccgcagggcgaggttcctcttagaaATCTGAAAGGTATGAGATGAGACAGGCGCCagagggcacacttcgtgtaatacgttcaaacaATTTGCATGTATATAACAGTggggaaaatccacgctcacctggtatatcctcaagatatgaggtatttatAGGGCACTTGTGTTAGTGTACTCTCACTCCTTTGCAAACCTCTTGCTTGTCCACGCGTCCTGAGTGGTTCCTGGGGATCTTCAGAGTCCCAAGTTACAAGGAAATACCTCAATTATGTTCAGTACTAGAGGGTATGAGAGTGTGAGTCTTCTGGACTTGAAGACAAGGCTGGCTAATATGCTCTACTATGCGAATATCCAACTATGGAGCACTAAAGGATATATTCCAGGCCGTTGCGCTATAATCAATAGTTCAGTAGCCGGATCCTTATGCAGCTCCATATAAACAATGTGTGCACTGCGTGCAGTATCGTGACGtgcggcggggggcggagcctaatgcgtttcgtaaccaatggttacttcatcagaggtgtgggccgccccccaacctggatctatatgtgtgtgtagctgagGCTAATTAGCCTCCTTGTGGCCCCTCAATCACCATTTTACTTGTGGGGAAAACAGATTCTTACATTTACAAGTATTGAAATATGTACAGATATGGATAAAAATACATGAATAAAATCATACCACTTATCTTGCTTCAATATTTCAGACGCTAAACATCAATAAAAAAggacatgtataaaaaaaaattaattttcttaTAAGAACTGCAATTTTCCTCACTGGCCTTTAGCTTCTATTTAGCTGTGATGGCATAATCTTGTTTTTAGCATGACAATAAGTATcgcagtaaaaaatatatatacaaaccaattagcaagtacaTATAGTTACCACAGGTTTAAAATACCAGTTTACAGACATGGAAATAGAATAGATGAATTATCATAAATATCCCCAGTATTGATATCCActtaaaatataatctaaataaataaaatcaccttaaaattaatttataaaatactTAATTGTAAAGGACTACATATATAGAGTTGGTTAAAAAGCTATTTGTTATTATCTCTGAGAACGGCTTATTTGTGTGTATAGGTTTAAAATATATAGAGATGAAGAGAGTATAGGGTATAGAGAGTACCAGGACTTTACAGAAAAGCTGCCAAATCGatatctctgtttaaccctttaggttccaGGGTTTCTAATTTGTGAATCCAGAGTGTCTCTCTTTTGCGCAATTCTAGGAGTCTGCTACCTCCTCGTTTGCCTGGAAGTATTTGATCTATTGCTTTGataaaaaattcatttttattttttctgtgaatctggaaaaaatggTTTATTAGTGGGTTCTTGAGGATTCCAGCCTCAATGTTTTTCATATGTTTCAAGCAGCGAATCTTAAGACCCCGTGTCGTACGCCCAATATATCTTTTGGGGCTGCTGCAGGTACATTCTAACATGTAAACTACATGATCTGATTTGCAATTAAGTAAACCtttgatatataataatataatataaatatatatatatatatcaatttgtgTGCATAGAAAGTGATGACAAGGTCTGATTTTCCTGCAAGATCAGCCCATTTTAATTGATTGTggcaaagaacaaaaccagctatttcatgtacaaaaataaaacaaaatgacaaCTTTCtcgtacattttatattctgctgctggtataacatgtCATTGGAAACGCATTTTACAATACATTATCTCTTTTGAAGTACCTTTTTAAAAACTGGTATTTTCTTGTCAGGAGTGACATGCACTTTGCTACCAATAGATGTGTGCAAGTATTCCTTGCAGCCAGTCAGCTAATCAGACACAGCTAATACTTCAGTATTACTTTCAATTTACATAACTAacacttttttcaggtaaaaattATTTTCAACATGTGTAAatgcttctttttcttttgtatgatagaaaatgtttgagtacaATGTTCCTTTTTAATGTTTCAGTTGTTTAAGCTTATGTTTCTTTGCTTAACCCGTGTTTAAGGAACACCAGTGGTTCCAGGATATGAGGTAATCTCGCCATTTCTAGGCCTGGTTGGCAGCTCATGCAAATAAGATAACtctcatatttaatattttgttgatttgaaaaaGATGCAGAAGTAATATGTGAATAAATACACTTCTAGGGGACAAATACAAGTTAATTTCATACCATGCGCTGATGCTCGCAGGAGAGTTCTGTAAAATTAGTTTGTTTATAACTAACTAGAAATGCAGAGCTAAAATTACATTGTCCCTTTCTAAAAATGAGTATCGGTCAACTTCCTGTTTAGTTTCAGTATTTTAACATCTttgactttactttttttttttatgcatatttttgaccagattaaatattttttttgtaacatgCACGATAGGGCACTTGTACTAaaatatctattgatctatctattaaagggatactatatatatatatatatatctataaatatatatatatatatatatatatatatatatattgtgattcaaatagaacatataattttcctatttacttctattatcaaatttgcttgaagagaccctgaacccaatttttttttctttcaagattcagatagagcatgaaattttaagcaattttctaatttactcctattatcaaatgttcttcattctcttgctatctttatttgaaatgcaagaatgtaagttgagatgccgacccatttttggtgaacaacctgggttgttctggctgattggtggataaattcacccaccaataaaaaaaaaatgctgtccagagttcagaaccaaaaaaagcttaaatgcctttttcaaataaagatagcaagagaacaaaaaattgataataggagtaaattggaaagttgcttaaaattgcatgctctatctgaatcacaaaagaaaaaaattgggtaaaattgggttcagtgtccctttaattcccatgatattccgtgttgaagagatacctaggtaggcatctggaacactacactacattacatggcaggaaatagggctgccatctagtgctcttgctaatggataacattcttgcaaaactgctgccatatagtgctccagaaatgggccgactcctaagcatacatccctgcgtttttaacaaaagatatcaagagaataaagaaaatttctaatagaagtaaattagaaagctgtttaaaaaatcaCATGCtacatctgaatcctgaaagaaaaatgttgggtttcatatccctttttacatGGATGTTAAAGCAATGATTAGATtgtagaacatggaattttaagtattttcaatttacttttgttatcaaatttactttcattctcttggtatccttttgttaaaagcGCATACCTAGATAAGCcgagaagcagcaatgcagtactggaagctagctgatgattgCTGGCTACACACATCTCTCTTaagcggatttttttttttttttttttttactagctcccagtagttaattttaaactacagtgttCACCCTCAAGCCATTTGTTCTGTGGTGTTtgtattctgtttttctttcataattcggataaagaaatgcaattttaagcaacttactcatttactcctatttttccttgttctcttggtatctttatttgaaaagcagaaatgtaagcttaggagctggcttatttttggtccagcacctgggtgcgcttgatgattggtggctaaatttatttcttttgcaattcagatagagtttacaattttaaacaactttccaattgacttttatctatttgcttcgttctcttgttgaaaaagtgtaaataggtaggctcaggagctagctgctgattgggggctgtgcatatatgcatcttgtgattggcttactgatgtgttcagccatcttctagtaatgcattgctgctcctttagcaaaggatatcaagacaatgaagcacaaattattattatttttttctcacaaattttagttatgtctatttccactcctcctgtatcacatgacagtcatcagccaatcacaaatgcatatatgtatattctgtgaattcttgcacatgctcagtaggaactggtgactcaaaaagtgtaaatataaaaagactgcacattttgttaatggaagtaaagtggaaagttgattaaaactgcatactccatctgaatcatgacagttttattttgacttgactgtccctttaaattttcagtATGTGTTGTAATACCCATGGTACTTTGTAGCAATACTTATATACAAAAGGTTCTTGACTGATTTTAACTATTCTTTTCTCTGCAGGTCACAGTATCCTTCCCCTTTATCGATCAGCTGCTAGCATCTCTGTTAGACCCCCTGCCCCAATTACACCAGGGGTAGGGGGTCTTCCACAAAGGCAACAAAATGGTTTCCTTAAGCTGTAGTGAGCCACTAACGGCTCCTGATGTTCTCTCAAATGCTACAGCATCCTCTGAGCAGAAATTGTCCGTTCCACAGTGGGGAGAAATGTCATTGCTCACCCTCCTGAAGAGTGATGATGCGTCCACAGCATCCATGTCAGAGGAGATCAATAACACCACTTTCTTGGTCAAGGGAGAAGGTGAAGGAGAGCAGGGTCTTCAGGAGGAGGTAGGAGGAATTTTTTTCTCCCAGCTGGTGAAAGCCATGGAAGACCCAAAGGAAAGCACACAGGGAGCACAGCTGAAGCTTCCTGACTTCTCTTCCAGTGTCTCTAGAGACTTCTCCCCCACTTTGGAGGAAATTGAAGAGTTTTTGAAGGACAATATGGATATAATCCGAGAGGAGCTTGGAGACAGGCATCCTGTTCCTGGTGGGAGGCTTCAGAACTCTAAAACAGGAGAGCAAATACCATCAACTAACCAGACTATTCCTACAGAGGATGTAGCTACTCCAGTGACTACAAATTCTTCAGCCAATTCGCCTTCACCTACAAGCAGCATCCCTATAATCCTACAGATCCAACCGATGTCCATGCCTGGTGCTGCTCCTTTTACACAAAGCTCCATAGGCAACATACAGTTGGCACAGCTAGTTATCAGTGTTCAGGGCCAGAACCTGACATTAGCTCCTGCCCCAGGACCTACCTCAATTGGAGATCAGAAGTATGTGAGAATAGCTCCACTCCCTGTGGCTGTCCGTCCCCTTACATTGGGTGGGGTTTTCATGGGTGAAGGGCAACAGAAGATACAGAAAGGTGCTTCAGCTGTGATCAGGGTGCACAAGTGTAGCCACCCTGGTTGTAACAAGATGTACACAAAGAGCTCACACCTCAAGGCTCACTTCAGGCGGCATACGGGAGAAAAGCCTTATGTTTGCACGTGGCCGGAGTGTGGCTGGAGGTAAGACAAACATAAAGCAAAAATTCCATATGTTTTTAAATAACCATGAAAGAGAACGTTATCTACCATGCATATGAAATATTATCAATACTGCTGTATACATGCTCATTTGTTGATAGACAACTCCACCAGTTATACTGATGGACAAGCATATTCCTAACCAGTTTCTAaaaacaactaaatacattttaaagttacatagtagtcaaaattaaaatgtgcgtgAGTGCATATGaatttagtagaagcatttttgctaataaaagtatattgcaaaaatgcttatattcaaagatCTAGTTGTTTcatgggcatatgtaaatatactgCAATACCCAGTGCACCCCAACTTTATTAAACACTGCCTGTTCTGACAGTCGGTGGTGGTTTGTATGATGCAAACTGATCAATTGCAGAAACAACTTGTCTCACCTACAGCTTTCTGAGTAGGTGTGGCATTAAAATGGGAGTGTACTGGTCATGtgcagcatatctacatattccccaTGATAACTCTTACTATaagcatttattttttgtaatacaaaaaaatttattttaaggtGCAACCATGAAAAGTTTGCCTTTCGTGTACCTATTCGCTTTTAAGTAATTTCAATTGTAATTCAGaaaaattgttgtatttttttgcTGGTGTTTCTATAGTGGTCTTGCTGCCAGCGCTATTATAACCAGACAATCCCTTAATgaacagcgacatacagggtacgtcgtggtcattaaggggttattagGGAAAATGTGGTCTAGCAACTTGACATCTATGCACAGATACCAAACTGCCTGCTCACAGTTTATCACTTTAACACTGTTGGAGTTTATAGAGATAGGACTTAAAGTGGAGGTAGGGAATAGGTATGATTGCTAATACTGGTCATGGATTACATCTCTGAGTTTAGTATAACTACATTACATAATACACAGGCAAAATACAGCTTGAGAGATGCGAGCATTACAGACCATAACAAACCTACTCAACAGTGGGCCTAtggtgtaaaaacataatttatgtaagaagttacctgataaattcatttctttcatattggcaagagtccatgagctagtgacgtatgggatataaaatcctaccaggaggggcaaagtttcccaaacctcaaaatgcctataaatacacccctcatcacacccacaattcagtttaacgaataaccaagtagtgaggtgataaaataaggagtaaaaaagcatacaaaaagaggaactggaaataaaattgtgctttttatacaaaaatcataaccaccataaaaaagggtgggcctcatggactcttgccaatatgaaagaaatgaatttatcaggtaagttcttacataaattatgtttctccaacataggtgtgtccggtccac
Proteins encoded in this region:
- the LOC128653372 gene encoding Krueppel-like factor 15, which gives rise to MVSLSCSEPLTAPDVLSNATASSEQKLSVPQWGEMSLLTLLKSDDASTASMSEEINNTTFLVKGEGEGEQGLQEEVGGIFFSQLVKAMEDPKESTQGAQLKLPDFSSSVSRDFSPTLEEIEEFLKDNMDIIREELGDRHPVPGGRLQNSKTGEQIPSTNQTIPTEDVATPVTTNSSANSPSPTSSIPIILQIQPMSMPGAAPFTQSSIGNIQLAQLVISVQGQNLTLAPAPGPTSIGDQKYVRIAPLPVAVRPLTLGGVFMGEGQQKIQKGASAVIRVHKCSHPGCNKMYTKSSHLKAHFRRHTGEKPYVCTWPECGWRFSRSDELSRHKRSHSGVKPYQCVICDKKFARSDHLSKHMKIHRGQRVITSRTPRAST